The following DNA comes from Phytohabitans rumicis.
GCCCGCACGGGGCCGGCTTGCCGAACTTCTTGCAGTACGCGTTCCAGATCGACGGGTACTGCTTGCTCATCCACAGCGTGAACTGGGCGCTGGTGCCGGAGCCGTCCTGGCGTACCACCGGCCGGATGGCGCGGGCCGGCAGGTTGATGCCCGGGTTGTCGGCCTTGATCTCACCGTCGTTCCAGCGCTTGATCTCACCGGTGAAGATCTTCGCGACGACCTCGCCGGACAGCCGCAGGTTGGTGACCCGCCGCCCACCGATCTTCAGGTTGTACATGAAGGACGTGCCACCGGCGACGATCGGCATGTACGCGAAGCCACGGTTCGGCCGGGTGTCCACTCCCCCGAACGCGTCCTTGAGCCCGTAAGGGATCTCCGACACTCCAAAGTCGACGGTGCCGCTGCGGAACTGGGCCCGGCCGTCGCTGGAACCGGTCGACGCGTAGTTGACGAAGATGCCGCGCTGCTGCACGTTGCGCCGCCAGTTGTCGATGGCGTTGGCGCTCCACGTCGACCCGGCGCCGTTGATCTGCACCAACTTCGGGGCGGCCGCGGCCGGGGGCGCCGCCCCGACGAGCACCGCGACCGCGGCGACCGCGCACACCAGCCTTCTTTTCATGACCTCACCTTGTCGGTATCCGCCGGAACCGGGCCGCGCGCCCTTTCCCGCGCGGCGAAGCGCACCGCGTCCCGCCGGGACGCGCGGGCCCGGCGCCGCCGCTGGCCCCGGCCGAGCTGCCCCGGCGCCCGGCCGCCCACCAACCGGGCCAGCGCGAACAGGAACAGCACCAGGACCATCAGCACGGCCGCCGCGCCGAAGGCGCGGGCGATCAGCCCCGGCTCACCGGTCCGCACCATCTGGAACGTGTAGAGCGGCAGCGAGGTCTGCGCGCCCGAGGTCGGGTCGGCGTTCAGCGTCTGCGCGAACCCGGCGGTCAGCAGCACGGGCGAGGTCTCGCCGATGCCGCGCGCGGTGCCAAGGATCACCGCGGTGGTGATGCCGGACCGGGCGGTGGGCAGCACCACGTGCCAGATCGTCCGCCACTGGGACGCGCCCAGCGCCAGCGCCGCCTCGCGCAGCGTGCCGGGCACCAGCCGGATCACCACGTCGGCGGCCCGGATGATGATGGGCAGCATCATCACGCTCAGCGCCAGCCCGGCCGCCAGGCCCGACTTCTGCATGCCGAGGCCGAGAATCACCATCGCGAAGATGAACAGTCCGGCCACGATGGACGGCAGCGCGGTCATCGCCTCGACGATGATGCGGACGAACCGGCTGAACGGGCCCGGCACCTCGCTGAGGAACACCGCGCCGATGATGCCCAGCGGGATGGTGATGGTCAGCGCGATGCCGATCTGCTCCAGGGTGCCGACGATCGCGTGCTTGACCCCGCCGACGCTCAGCGGCTGCAGCGGGCCCGCCAGGCCCATGTCCTGGTAGTAGAAGTTGAGGTGCGCCAGCGCCGAGCGGCCGCGGAAGAACGTGTACCCCACGACCACGACCAGGCCGATCAGCATCACGAACGCGAGGCTGTGGATCAGCGCCGCGGCGAGCCGGTCGCGCACCGCCGGTCCGGACTCGTCGAGCGAGACCAGCAGCGTGTAGATGCCGAGGAACGCCACATAGGACACCACGAGGAAGCCGAGCAGGGCGTCGAACGGGGCCAGCTGGGTGAAGACGACCGACGCGAGCGCGACGGCGGACGCGGCCGCGCCCAGGACCGCGAAGACGTCGGTGCGGCGGGTGTTCGAGGTGCCGCGCCGCGCCTCCGGTTCCCCGGTGTCCGGCGGCGTCCTGGGCAGCGTCGTCGTGGAAGTCATCACGCCTCGCTCGTGGCGCCGGACCGGCTGCGGCTGATGATGATTCCGGCCGCGAAGTTGACGATCAGCGTCATGGCGAAGAGCACCAGGCCGGCGGCCATCAGCGCGGCCAGCGCGACGCCGCTGTCGTCGGAGTATCGCAGCGCGATCAGGGCGGCGATCGACCCGCCGCCGGTCTGCAGGATGTGCGGCTGGATCACGAAGACCATGGAAATGACCAGGAAGACCCCGATCGTCTCGCCGAGCGCGCGGCCGAGCCCGAGCATGGTGCCGCCGATCATCCCGCCGCGCCCGAACGGCAGCACGACCGCGCGGATCATCCCCCACTTGGTGGCGCCCAGGGCGTACGCGCCCTCCCGCTCGCCGAGCGGCGCCTGGGAGAAGACCTCCCGCATCACCGACGCGATGATGGGCGTGACCATCATCGAGACGATGATGCCGGCCACGAAGCTGGACGAGGTGAGCGCGGTCGGGCTCGCCGCCGGGTCCCGCGGGTCGTATCCGTCCACTTCGAACAGTGGAATCCAGCCGAGGTACGTGGTGAGCCAGCGGGGCAGTCCGTCGCCCTGGTCACCCCGTACCAGGATGTGCGGTTGCAGCAGGAAGAAGCCCCAGATGCCGTACACCACGCTGGGCACCGCGGCCATCAGGTCGACCATGTTGACCAGCACCGGCTGGATCCGGCCCGGCGCGTACTCGGAGATGTAGAGGGCCGCGCCGGTGGCCAGCGGCACCGCGATGCTGATCGCGACGAGCGCGATGAGCACCGTGCCGACGAGCACCCCGGCGACGCCGAAGTCGAGTTGGGCCGGCACCCAGTTCTGCGTGGTGAGGAAGTCGAAGCCGACCGCGCGTACGGCCGGCACCGCGCGCACGCTCAGGAAGATCCCGACCAGCAGCATCACCGCCAGCACCACGGTGCCGCCGGCCCGGGCGACGCCCCGGAAGACCACGTCCGAGGGCGCGCGCCGCAGCCGGATCCGGCGCGGCGCGTCCACTGCTTCCGCCATCAGCCCGCGTTCCGCAGCTCTCGCCTCGGCGGCGCCTCGGTGACGCTGGCCCGCCGCCGTCCACGCCGGACACTCCGGGTGCCGGCGACGACCTGGGCTTCCGGCACCGCCTCCAGGAAGCGCTCCAGGTTGTACGTGCACTCCCGGGACCGCAGGTACGACCGGCTGGAGACGGCCACCGGCTCGCCGTCCAGGTCCATCCGCCAGGTCCACTGACCGGTCATCTCGACCGTCGACTCGACCGGCTTGGCCCGCTCATAGTTCGCCTTCAGGTCCAGGACGGCCTGCCGGCAGGAGCCGTACGTCTCGTGGTAGCTGGTGCCGCGACCAAGTGGGCGGTTGTTCGGCGAGACGAGCATCCAGAGGATGCCATCGGCCTCGTCCCCGTCCTTCGACTCGGGCATCGGCGCGGCAAGAAACACGAACCGTGAATGCTGCACCTCTGGTCCCTTCCCCAGTGCCGCGCTCCCCAAATGCGCGGACGGAGATCAGCCTCGTGACGGACGATGACTGAGCGCGCAGGCTCATGCTCACGCCGGACATGCGGAAGGTGAACAGCGAGTAATGAAGCATCCACCGTTCGGGTACATCGTCTAGCCGGACCGGCGCCGGCGGGTCAGCAGCATGATCCCGCCGACGACCGCCAGCACCGCGACGACGCCGGCGACCCAGGCCACGCTCGCCAGCGGGGAACCGGATCCGGTCCGGTCGTTGCTGGCCAGCAGCGGCGTCGGGCCCGGCGTACCGGCGACGGTCGGCGCGGGCGTGGTGGCCGGTGCCCCCGTCGGGGACGCCGTCGCTCCGGCGGTGGGGACCGCCGGCCGCGGCGGCGGAGGCGAGTCGAGGTCGGCCGCGCCGCTGGCCGGCTGCCCGACCTTCCAGGTCCGGCCGGTCACCGTGACCGGCGTGACGAAGCGGTCGGCGTGCTGCCCCAGGTCCTGGCTGAAGCACTCCACGACGACCCACCACTCGCCGTCGGTGGGCGCCCCGGCGAGCGCCGTGGCGAACGAGCGGTTCGGCCGCACGGTCACGGCCTTCCTGTCGTAGCCGCCGCTCATCAGCGGTTTGGCCACATTGGAGTACGGACCGCCGGGTGGGCCGATCCGGACCAGCGCGTCGCTGCCGTACCCGGACGGGCAGGGCTTGGACGCCGTCGCGGTGCCGAAGATCGGGGTGGCGTCGACGGTGCCGCTGCTCTGCGACAGCTTGACGGTGCCCAGCGGGGCGGCTGCCGCGGGTGC
Coding sequences within:
- the pstA gene encoding phosphate ABC transporter permease PstA; the protein is MTSTTTLPRTPPDTGEPEARRGTSNTRRTDVFAVLGAAASAVALASVVFTQLAPFDALLGFLVVSYVAFLGIYTLLVSLDESGPAVRDRLAAALIHSLAFVMLIGLVVVVGYTFFRGRSALAHLNFYYQDMGLAGPLQPLSVGGVKHAIVGTLEQIGIALTITIPLGIIGAVFLSEVPGPFSRFVRIIVEAMTALPSIVAGLFIFAMVILGLGMQKSGLAAGLALSVMMLPIIIRAADVVIRLVPGTLREAALALGASQWRTIWHVVLPTARSGITTAVILGTARGIGETSPVLLTAGFAQTLNADPTSGAQTSLPLYTFQMVRTGEPGLIARAFGAAAVLMVLVLFLFALARLVGGRAPGQLGRGQRRRRARASRRDAVRFAARERARGPVPADTDKVRS
- the pstC gene encoding phosphate ABC transporter permease subunit PstC; the protein is MAEAVDAPRRIRLRRAPSDVVFRGVARAGGTVVLAVMLLVGIFLSVRAVPAVRAVGFDFLTTQNWVPAQLDFGVAGVLVGTVLIALVAISIAVPLATGAALYISEYAPGRIQPVLVNMVDLMAAVPSVVYGIWGFFLLQPHILVRGDQGDGLPRWLTTYLGWIPLFEVDGYDPRDPAASPTALTSSSFVAGIIVSMMVTPIIASVMREVFSQAPLGEREGAYALGATKWGMIRAVVLPFGRGGMIGGTMLGLGRALGETIGVFLVISMVFVIQPHILQTGGGSIAALIALRYSDDSGVALAALMAAGLVLFAMTLIVNFAAGIIISRSRSGATSEA